The Labrus mixtus chromosome 16, fLabMix1.1, whole genome shotgun sequence genome window below encodes:
- the LOC132991428 gene encoding trypsin-like, producing the protein MHYWTKIHKIITMKALVFLTLLGAAIAAAEDEKVVGGYECTGQSVPYQVSLNAGYHFCGGSLISSQWVVSAAHCYKSRIQVRLGEHNIAVNEGTEQWIDAAKMIRHPQYNSYNLDNDIMLIKLSRPATLNSHVQTVSLPSRCPHTDENCVVSGWGNTSATGSNFPDRLQCLRQPIIDDRICRNAYPHLFTENMICSGFMHGGASSCQGDSGGPLVCNGQLQGVVSWGYDCAMQGHPSVYARVCRFNSWISTTMSNN; encoded by the exons ATGCATTACTGGACAAAGATTCACA AGATAATCACCATGAAGGCCCTGGTGTTCCTGACTTTGCTTGGAGCAGCAA TTGCTGCAGCTGAGGATGAGAAGGTGGTTGGAGGGTATGAGTGCACCGGACAATCTGTTCCCTACCAGGTTTCTCTGAACGCTGGATACCACTTCTGCGGTGGATCCCTCATCTCCAGCCAGTGGGTGGTGTCTGCTGCTCACTGCTACAAGTC TCGCATCCAGGTCCGTCTTGGAGAGCACAACATCGCTGTGAATGAGGGCACTGAGCAGTGGATCGACGCTGCCAAAATGATCCGTCACCCACAGTACAACAGCTACAACCTGGACAACGACATCATGCTCATCAAGCTGAGCCGGCCCGCCACCCTCAACAGCCACGTGCAGACCGTGTCCCTGCCCTCGCGCTGCCCCCACACCGACGAGAACTGCGTGGTGTCCGGCTGGGGCAACACGTCCGCCACCGGCA GCAACTTCCCCGACAGGTTGCAGTGCCTGAGGCAGCCCATCATTGATGACAGGATCTGCAGGAATGCCTACCCTCACCTCTTCACTGAGAACATGATTTGCTCTGGGTTCATGCATGGAGGTGCCAGCAGCTGCCAA ggagACTCTGGTGGTCCTCTGGTGTGTAACGGTCAGCTGCAGGGAGTCGTGTCCTGGGGTTATGACTGCGCCATGCAGGGACACCCCAGCGTCTACGCCCGTGTGTGCCGCTTCAATAGCTGGATCAGCACCACCATGAGCaacaactaa